The Vidua chalybeata isolate OUT-0048 chromosome 31, bVidCha1 merged haplotype, whole genome shotgun sequence genome window below encodes:
- the LOC128801769 gene encoding uncharacterized protein LOC128801769, with protein MESRELLEALVAVVATLGELVATVAGPYGDVLLAVSPKSLHTALGTFISHLRDTLEHHGVTSLGRALAALRATPGATWAHVTSAAGAWRDSVAELGDRWDRLAREATELHDACRDAATREATTAATATALAGDLQDKATHWGTADDNLIAVARELPLALDKEEVASVVATHEARVEAATNKVVAATKAMEEAMVATSEAGAATRRGQRAEVALELLERLVAACDKATAFPRELRRQLGDIQATLKGTNEMSPDVPEALVVAVAEAERLWDASARLAMCHLLGTLGDIRRLLSSGSGGPGARAVAERCQRAIKDIPRLLQGQ; from the exons ATGGAGTCCCGCGAG ctgctggaggcactgGTGGCCGTGGTGGCCACCCTGGGAGAGCTGGTGGCCACCGTGGCCGGGCCGTACGGTGACGTGCTGCTGGCCGTGTCCCCAAAGTCCCTGCACACGGCCCTGGGGACCTTCATCAGTCACCTCCGGGACACCCTGGAGCACCacggtgtcacctccctgggccGGGCCCTGGCCGCCCTCAGGGCCACCCCAGGGGCCACCTGGGCCCATGTGACAAGCGCAGCCGGTGCCTGGCGGGACTCGGTGGCTGAGCTCGGGGACCGCTGGGACCGGCTGGCCAGGGAGGCCACCGAACTCCACGACGcctgcagggatgcagccaCCAGGGAGGCCACCACGGCggccactgccactgccctggctggggacCTGCAGGACAAGGCCACCCACTGGGGGACAGCAGATGACAACCTTATAGCTGTGGCCCGGGAGCTGCCGCTGGCCCTGGACAAGGAGGAGGTGGCTTCAGTGGTGGCCACACATGAGGCCCGGGTGGAGGCAGCCACCAACAAGGTGGTGGCGGCCACCAAGGCCATGGAAGAGGCCATGGTGGCCACCAGCGAGGCCGGGGCAGCcaccaggaggggacagcgggcAGAGgtggccctggagctgctggagcgcTTGGTGGCTGCATGTGACAAAGCCACTGCGTTCCCCCGGGAGCTGCGGCGACAGCTTGGGGACATCCAGGCCACCCTGAAGGGGACAAATGAgatgtcccctgatgtccctgAGGCCTTGGTGGTTGCGGTGGCCGAGGCTGAGCGGCTGTGGGATGCCAGCGCCCGCCTGGCCATGTGTCAcctgctggggacacttggggacatccGCAGGCTCCTCTCAAGTGGCTCTGGTGGCCCCGGTGCTCGCGCAGTGGCCGAGCGGTGCCAAAGAGCCATCAAGGACATCccgaggctgctgcagggacagtga